A single Alcanivorax borkumensis SK2 DNA region contains:
- the ftsY gene encoding signal recognition particle-docking protein FtsY, protein MSNEVSPDDDKRPQPNEKPEEKKTGFWKRMFTGVDADELPATPAEPEADPAPEPAESASQPAAATPEPAPAATAAAPADEASPEVNDDEGNFWTRMKQGMSKTRKGLGKGLADLLVGAKEIDDEIFEEIETQLLVADVGVEATDVIVQALTDQVSREELVDADALYESLQNELRKLLVPVDQPMQIDSSKKPYVILMVGVNGVGKTTTIGKLACRFKAEGKSVMLAAGDTFRAAAVEQLQVWGERNDIPVVAQHTGADSASVVYDAVQAAQSRGADILIADTAGRLHTRGNLMDELTKVTRVMKKLIPDAPHEVLLVLDAGTGQNAINQAEQFRDAAGVTGLALTKLDGTAKGGILFALAKRTGLPIRFIGVGEQLEDLRPFHAEEFVQALFEDVTG, encoded by the coding sequence ATGAGCAACGAAGTTTCCCCCGACGACGACAAGCGGCCACAGCCAAACGAAAAGCCGGAAGAAAAGAAAACCGGTTTCTGGAAGCGCATGTTTACCGGCGTGGACGCCGACGAGCTGCCCGCAACACCTGCCGAACCTGAGGCAGACCCTGCCCCCGAGCCTGCTGAGTCAGCCTCTCAGCCGGCCGCGGCCACACCTGAGCCGGCACCTGCTGCCACAGCAGCAGCCCCTGCCGACGAAGCCAGCCCCGAGGTAAACGACGACGAGGGCAACTTCTGGACCCGCATGAAGCAGGGCATGAGCAAGACCCGCAAGGGGCTGGGCAAAGGCCTAGCGGACTTGCTGGTGGGCGCCAAAGAGATCGACGACGAAATCTTTGAAGAAATCGAAACCCAGCTGCTGGTGGCGGATGTAGGCGTGGAAGCCACCGATGTGATCGTCCAGGCCCTCACTGACCAGGTGAGCCGCGAAGAGCTGGTGGACGCCGACGCACTCTACGAATCCCTGCAAAATGAACTGCGCAAGCTGCTGGTCCCGGTGGACCAGCCCATGCAGATCGACAGCAGCAAAAAGCCCTACGTTATCCTGATGGTCGGCGTGAATGGGGTCGGCAAGACCACCACCATCGGCAAACTGGCCTGCCGCTTCAAAGCCGAAGGCAAGAGCGTGATGCTGGCTGCTGGCGATACCTTCCGGGCCGCCGCCGTAGAGCAACTGCAAGTATGGGGCGAGCGCAACGATATTCCCGTGGTGGCCCAACATACCGGTGCCGATTCTGCCTCGGTGGTGTATGACGCGGTACAGGCGGCACAGTCTCGCGGCGCCGACATCTTGATCGCCGATACCGCCGGTCGCTTGCACACCCGTGGCAACCTGATGGACGAACTCACCAAAGTTACCCGGGTAATGAAGAAGCTGATCCCGGACGCACCCCACGAGGTATTGCTGGTACTGGATGCGGGCACCGGCCAAAATGCCATCAACCAAGCTGAACAGTTCCGTGATGCTGCGGGCGTGACCGGGTTAGCACTCACCAAGCTCGACGGCACCGCCAAAGGCGGTATCCTGTTTGCCTTGGCCAAACGCACAGGCTTGCCGATTCGCTTTATCGGCGTTGGGGAACAATTGGAAGACCTGCGCCCCTTCCACGCGGAAGAGTTCGTTCAGGCCTTATTTGAAGATGTTACGGGTTAA
- the ftsE gene encoding cell division ATP-binding protein FtsE: MIQFDRVSKRYPNGKDALSKVDFTLPAGQLTFLTGHSGAGKSTLLKLIMMIERPTQGQVLIDNQNLNGFSNRQIPLLRRKIGMVHQNHQLLFDRSVFDNVALPLVIAGYARADIGKRVRAALDKVGLLDKEKLNPIMLSGGEQQRVGIARAVVNKPPLLLADEPTGNLDPALSEEIMDLFKDFARVGVAVLIATHDLSLIARYNHRLLTLREGRLIHDGDEPGAAHGA, encoded by the coding sequence ATGATTCAGTTTGACCGGGTCAGCAAACGCTACCCGAACGGGAAAGATGCCCTCAGCAAGGTCGATTTCACCCTCCCCGCCGGGCAGCTGACATTTCTCACCGGTCATTCCGGGGCGGGTAAGTCCACCCTGTTAAAGCTGATCATGATGATCGAGCGCCCGACCCAAGGGCAGGTATTGATCGATAACCAGAACCTAAATGGCTTCAGCAATCGACAAATTCCCCTGCTGCGCCGCAAAATTGGCATGGTTCATCAAAATCACCAACTGCTGTTTGACCGGAGCGTATTCGATAACGTGGCCCTGCCACTGGTGATCGCGGGTTATGCTCGCGCCGACATTGGCAAACGGGTGCGTGCCGCGCTGGACAAGGTGGGCCTGCTGGACAAAGAAAAGCTCAATCCGATTATGCTTTCCGGCGGCGAACAACAACGGGTGGGCATTGCCCGGGCCGTGGTGAACAAGCCCCCGCTCTTACTCGCCGATGAACCCACCGGCAACTTGGATCCAGCCCTTTCTGAAGAAATCATGGACCTGTTCAAAGACTTCGCTCGGGTTGGCGTGGCCGTGCTGATCGCCACCCACGACCTGAGCCTGATCGCCCGCTATAACCACCGTTTGCTGACCCTGCGTGAGGGTCGCCTGATCCACGACGGCGACGAACCTGGAGCGGCCCATGGCGCCTAA
- the ftsX gene encoding permease-like cell division protein FtsX translates to MAPNNSNRGKRNRVNRNATPVKPHRRKPERPRRVAGAHSAQASLKDRFTSWRQHHQDSLRDALQRLNAARASSAMTILVIAIALALPAGLAVLLDNARAITRGWDGNAHLSVFLNMDTSEARQRELAKEWQGTGHITRTEVITRAQALEEFKALSGFGDVLEALPDNPLPPLIVVFPDSTDPVTLRALENRLAKADDVDLVQLDVEWVRRLHALIELGQRLISVLTLALAAAVVLVMVNTIRLAIESRREEIVVVKIVGGTDGFVRRPFLYTGFCFGFAGGLMSVVLIQGAMWWLGGPIDELLSLYSSEQSLTSMTLSSLIILPLFSGALGLLGAWLAVSRHLGDIEPNF, encoded by the coding sequence ATGGCGCCTAATAATTCAAACCGAGGCAAACGCAACAGGGTAAACCGCAACGCCACACCGGTTAAGCCCCACCGCCGCAAACCAGAACGGCCGCGCCGGGTAGCCGGCGCCCATAGCGCCCAAGCCTCATTGAAAGATCGCTTCACCAGCTGGCGCCAACACCACCAGGATTCCTTGCGCGACGCCTTACAACGCCTCAACGCGGCCCGGGCCAGCAGCGCCATGACCATTCTCGTCATCGCCATCGCTCTGGCCTTACCCGCCGGCCTAGCGGTACTGCTCGACAATGCCCGCGCCATCACTCGCGGCTGGGATGGCAACGCGCACCTGTCTGTCTTTCTCAACATGGATACCAGTGAGGCCCGCCAGCGAGAACTCGCCAAAGAATGGCAAGGCACCGGGCACATCACCCGCACTGAAGTGATTACTCGGGCCCAAGCGCTTGAGGAATTTAAAGCCCTGTCTGGCTTTGGAGATGTGCTGGAAGCGTTACCAGACAACCCTTTGCCGCCATTGATTGTGGTCTTCCCGGACAGCACCGACCCGGTCACCCTACGCGCTTTGGAAAACCGCTTAGCCAAAGCCGACGACGTGGACCTGGTACAGCTTGACGTAGAGTGGGTTCGCCGCCTGCACGCCTTAATCGAATTGGGTCAGCGGCTGATTTCCGTCCTCACCCTAGCGTTGGCCGCCGCAGTGGTTCTGGTCATGGTGAACACCATCCGCCTAGCCATTGAAAGCCGGCGAGAAGAAATCGTGGTGGTGAAGATTGTCGGCGGCACCGATGGTTTCGTGCGCCGCCCATTCCTTTATACCGGCTTCTGTTTCGGCTTTGCCGGCGGCCTCATGTCAGTCGTCCTGATACAGGGCGCCATGTGGTGGCTCGGCGGCCCTATTGACGAACTGCTCTCCCTGTATAGTAGCGAGCAATCACTAACCTCCATGACCTTATCCAGCCTGATCATCCTCCCCCTGTTTAGTGGCGCGTTAGGGCTTCTCGGCGCCTGGCTCGCAGTGAGCCGCCATTTGGGCGATATCGAACCTAACTTCTGA
- the rpoH gene encoding RNA polymerase sigma factor RpoH, with the protein MTNPTTQAQALTLAVPGHDLDAYMRAVNAVPVLSAEEEQRLGERLYYDQDLDAARSLVLSHLRFVAHIARSYTGYGLPLGDLVQEGNVGLMKAVKRFDPTKGVRLVSFAVHWIKAEIHEYVIKNWRIVKVATTKAQRKLFFNLRGQKKRLGRLTLEEAQRVADDLGVTAAQVKEMEGRLGAYDASFDGPTNDDDDSTVVSPAAYLHSDNSDPADLLAEQDQQQRESRQLSSALMALDERSRDILERRWLADQKSTLQELADEYSVSAERIRQLENNAIKKLRNAIAA; encoded by the coding sequence ATGACCAACCCAACAACTCAAGCACAGGCGCTCACACTAGCCGTACCAGGCCATGACCTGGACGCCTACATGCGAGCCGTTAACGCCGTGCCGGTACTCAGCGCAGAAGAAGAGCAACGCTTGGGCGAACGCCTGTATTACGATCAGGACTTGGACGCTGCGCGTAGCTTGGTTCTGTCCCACCTACGCTTTGTGGCACACATTGCCCGCAGCTACACCGGTTACGGCCTGCCATTAGGTGACCTGGTTCAGGAAGGCAACGTAGGCCTGATGAAAGCCGTAAAACGCTTTGACCCCACCAAGGGCGTGCGGCTAGTGAGCTTTGCCGTACACTGGATCAAAGCAGAAATTCACGAATATGTGATCAAGAACTGGCGCATCGTGAAAGTGGCGACCACCAAGGCTCAGCGCAAATTGTTCTTTAACCTGCGCGGCCAGAAAAAACGCTTGGGCCGCCTGACGTTGGAAGAGGCCCAGCGCGTGGCCGATGATTTGGGCGTTACTGCCGCACAGGTCAAAGAAATGGAAGGGCGTTTGGGCGCTTACGATGCCAGTTTCGACGGCCCCACCAATGATGATGATGACAGCACCGTAGTGTCTCCCGCCGCTTATCTGCACAGCGATAACAGCGACCCTGCTGACCTGCTCGCCGAACAGGATCAACAGCAGCGGGAGAGCCGTCAATTGAGCTCTGCTCTAATGGCGCTGGACGAACGTAGCCGCGACATTCTGGAGCGCCGCTGGCTGGCCGACCAGAAATCCACGCTGCAAGAGCTGGCCGATGAGTACAGTGTTTCCGCCGAGCGGATTCGCCAACTGGAAAACAACGCCATCAAAAAGCTGCGTAACGCCATCGCAGCGTAA
- a CDS encoding DUF423 domain-containing protein has product MKILLVLGALNSALAVMLGAFGAHGLKSRVDESMLATWATASEYHFYHALALLLTGLLAKAFGAPSMVTAGWVLFAGMLVFSGSLYVLVLSGQQWLGAITPLGGTALIIGWLMLAWSLFKHV; this is encoded by the coding sequence ATGAAAATCCTGCTTGTCCTTGGCGCGCTCAACAGCGCCCTTGCCGTCATGCTCGGCGCCTTCGGGGCCCATGGGCTGAAATCCCGCGTAGACGAGTCCATGCTGGCCACGTGGGCCACCGCCAGTGAATACCATTTTTATCATGCCCTAGCCTTGCTATTGACCGGCCTGCTCGCCAAGGCATTTGGCGCGCCCAGCATGGTCACCGCCGGTTGGGTGCTATTTGCCGGCATGCTGGTATTCAGTGGTAGCCTGTATGTGCTGGTGCTAAGCGGGCAGCAATGGCTTGGCGCCATTACCCCATTAGGCGGCACGGCCTTAATCATTGGCTGGCTAATGCTCGCCTGGTCCCTTTTCAAACACGTTTGA
- the thiS gene encoding sulfur carrier protein ThiS translates to MKLTVNGDTLTLNGNTIADLVSQLELTGRRLAVEVNREIIPKSQHSDFALNEDDVVEIVHAIGGG, encoded by the coding sequence ATGAAGCTCACTGTAAATGGCGATACCCTCACACTAAATGGCAATACCATTGCTGATTTGGTGAGCCAACTGGAACTGACTGGCCGCCGATTGGCCGTGGAAGTGAACCGGGAAATCATCCCTAAAAGCCAGCACAGCGATTTTGCTCTGAACGAGGATGACGTGGTGGAAATCGTCCACGCCATCGGCGGCGGATAG
- a CDS encoding thiazole synthase has translation MSDLLTIAGKTYSSRLLIGTGKYKDFDETRESIEISGAEIVTVAIRRTNIGQNADEPNLLDFVSPDKYTILPNTAGCFSAEDAVRCCKLARELLDGHSLVKLEVLGDQKTLYPNITHTLHAARELIDDGFNVMVYTNDDPIVAKELEDMGCVAVMPLGSLIGSGLGILNPHNIKLIMEEANVPIIVDAGVGTASDAALAMEMGCDGVLLNSAVAHAQKPVLMASAMKKAIEAGREAFLAGRMPRKAYASASSPLDGLSR, from the coding sequence ATGTCCGATCTGCTTACCATTGCCGGAAAAACCTACTCCTCCCGCCTGCTGATCGGCACCGGCAAGTACAAAGACTTTGACGAAACCCGCGAATCCATCGAAATCAGCGGCGCGGAAATCGTTACCGTCGCCATTCGCCGCACCAATATTGGCCAAAACGCAGACGAACCCAATCTGCTCGATTTCGTCAGCCCCGACAAATACACCATTTTGCCTAACACCGCCGGCTGCTTCTCCGCCGAAGATGCCGTGCGTTGCTGCAAACTGGCTCGGGAGCTGCTTGATGGCCATAGCTTGGTCAAATTGGAGGTACTCGGCGATCAGAAAACTCTGTACCCGAACATCACCCATACCTTGCACGCCGCCCGCGAACTGATCGACGACGGCTTCAACGTCATGGTCTACACCAACGACGACCCCATCGTGGCGAAAGAGCTGGAAGATATGGGGTGTGTGGCAGTAATGCCGCTGGGCTCATTAATCGGCTCCGGGCTTGGCATCCTTAACCCTCACAACATCAAGCTCATCATGGAAGAAGCCAACGTGCCCATCATTGTCGATGCCGGCGTCGGCACCGCTTCCGATGCCGCACTGGCCATGGAAATGGGTTGCGATGGGGTGCTACTCAACTCTGCCGTGGCCCATGCACAAAAGCCGGTACTAATGGCTTCCGCCATGAAGAAAGCCATTGAAGCTGGCCGCGAAGCTTTTCTGGCCGGGCGCATGCCTCGCAAGGCCTATGCCTCTGCCTCATCGCCACTGGATGGTCTGAGCCGCTAA
- the trmB gene encoding tRNA (guanosine(46)-N7)-methyltransferase TrmB, whose amino-acid sequence MLDFINHDKDPETGKVMRKVRSFVLREGRLTAGQRNALDTLWPRFGLERDQGMLNPESVFGRDAPRVLEIGYGMGQSLAQMAAADPDKDFIGIEVHRPGVGALLMEIEQQGLSNLRSYCDDAVEILELCIPDNSLARVQLYFPDPWHKKKHHKRRIVQPAWVALVQRKLQPGGILHMATDWENYAEHMMEVMDAAAGFSNLAGPSAFSPRPSWRPETKFERRGEKLGHGVWDLLFEKRA is encoded by the coding sequence ATGCTCGATTTCATCAACCACGATAAAGATCCGGAAACGGGGAAAGTCATGCGTAAAGTGCGCAGCTTTGTGCTGCGCGAAGGCCGCCTGACCGCCGGACAACGCAATGCTTTGGACACCCTGTGGCCCCGCTTTGGGCTGGAGCGCGACCAAGGCATGCTCAACCCCGAAAGCGTTTTCGGTCGCGACGCCCCCCGGGTTCTCGAAATCGGATACGGCATGGGCCAATCGCTGGCGCAAATGGCTGCCGCCGATCCCGATAAGGACTTTATCGGTATTGAAGTGCATCGCCCCGGCGTAGGCGCGCTGCTTATGGAGATTGAGCAACAGGGCCTAAGCAACCTGCGCAGCTACTGTGACGATGCGGTAGAGATTCTTGAGCTGTGCATCCCCGACAACAGCTTGGCGCGGGTTCAACTGTATTTCCCCGATCCTTGGCACAAAAAAAAGCACCACAAGCGCCGAATCGTTCAGCCCGCTTGGGTGGCTTTGGTGCAGCGCAAACTTCAGCCAGGAGGCATTCTGCACATGGCCACGGACTGGGAAAATTATGCAGAGCACATGATGGAAGTGATGGATGCGGCCGCAGGGTTTAGCAACTTGGCAGGCCCAAGCGCATTTTCTCCCCGGCCCAGCTGGCGCCCGGAAACCAAGTTTGAACGCCGCGGCGAAAAATTGGGCCATGGGGTGTGGGATTTATTATTCGAGAAAAGGGCTTAA
- a CDS encoding outer membrane beta-barrel protein: MKKYLAVMALGLLASSAWGEAKPSGFMLGAGVSFDTSNFADEIEDQLDRTGPGYSVDDDGAATGKDIYLGYAFGGASSLRLGYKWFGSQEGEVHQYGVKTGEYEVDADGMYMAADLLFPLSETFFLGGTLGIQNWDGEVTARNPLSSMKSSSDGRDFFYGVRAKFLFNEKRGGVVIGYNRYSFEDENGDDLEYDSLQIGLEGYFY, from the coding sequence ATGAAAAAATATTTAGCGGTTATGGCGTTAGGTTTGCTGGCGAGTTCGGCGTGGGGGGAGGCTAAACCGTCGGGTTTTATGCTTGGTGCTGGTGTGTCGTTCGATACAAGTAATTTTGCAGATGAGATTGAAGATCAACTGGACAGGACGGGGCCAGGTTACAGTGTTGACGATGACGGAGCAGCAACAGGGAAGGACATTTACCTGGGTTATGCCTTTGGCGGGGCGTCTTCATTGAGGCTGGGTTACAAATGGTTTGGTAGTCAAGAAGGTGAGGTCCACCAGTATGGCGTCAAGACCGGTGAATACGAAGTCGATGCCGATGGTATGTATATGGCCGCAGATTTATTGTTTCCGCTGAGCGAGACGTTTTTTCTGGGTGGTACTTTGGGTATCCAGAATTGGGATGGTGAGGTGACAGCAAGAAACCCGTTGTCTTCTATGAAGTCGTCATCGGATGGCCGGGACTTTTTCTATGGCGTGCGAGCCAAATTCCTTTTCAATGAAAAGCGAGGCGGTGTCGTGATCGGCTATAACCGATATAGCTTTGAAGATGAGAACGGTGATGATCTGGAATACGATAGCTTGCAGATTGGCTTGGAAGGCTATTTCTACTAA